CGGATTCATCTCCGCCGTGCCCGCGGACAGGATGATGACGGGCACCTGGGCCAGCGCTTCACTCGCCTTGCGGGTGGTCAGCACCCGGTGTCCGTCCATGACAGGCAGGGCCATGTCCAGCACCATGAGGGCGGGGCGGGGAGGTTGGGCCAGTTGCTCCAAGGCCTCCCGGCCGTTGCGCGCCACGCGCACCGCGTGGCCGTGCAGCTCCAGGTAGGTCTGAAGGGCCTCACAGATGTCCACGTCGTCTTCGACGATGAGCAGCGGACCGGATGACGTCTGAGCCACCATTCCCGCAAGGTAAGTCCGTGTCCTACCGCGGGGAGGGGCTGTCAAGGGGGCTTGGCCGCCCGCCGTGTGCGGTGGGGCGTGCGATCGTCTGCCCGGCGGCGGCAGGCATCCGTTGACCGGCTCCCGCCCCGCCTATATAGGGGGCCCCGTCTTACCCTGCCCCGCCTTCCTTCAGGACAAAGCGGGTCGAACGCCCCACAGGAGCTCCCCGGTCCATGGCGTCCCTTCGCGACATTCGCAAGCGCATCCGCTCGGTGAAGAACACGCGTCAGATCACCAAGGCGATGAAGATGGTTTCCGCCGCGAAGCTCCGCAAGGCGCAGGACGGCATCCTGGCGGCGCGTCCCTACGCGACGATGCTGGATCAAATCATCGCGGACCTGTCCGCCCGCGCGGGGGATGAGAGCCTCAGCCACCCGCTGCTCACGGCCCGCCCGGTGAAGCGCGTGGAGCTGGTGCTCCTCACGTCGGACCGTGGCCTCGCCGGCGGCTTCAACTCCAACGTCATCCGCCGCGCCAACCGGTTCCTCTACGAGAACACGAACCTGGAGAGCATCCGCCTCTCCACCGTGGGCCGGAAGGGCAACGACTTCTTCCGCAACCGCGGCCAGAACATCCGCAAGGACTTCGGCGGCCTGTACCAGCGCCTGAACTACCGCGCCGCCGCGGACGTGGCCGAGGAACTGGTGGCCAGCTACCTCAATGGCGAGGTGGACGCGGTCCACATCGTCTACAACGAGTTCGTCACCGCCATCTCCCAGACGGTGAAGGTCGCTCAGCTGCTGCCGCTGCAGACGCTGGGGACGCCGGGGGAGGCCCCGGTCGCGGGCTCCACCTCGCTGGTGGATTTCAAGTATGAGCCGGACCGTCAGTCCGTGATGGACCGCCTGGTGCCCCAGGCCGTCAACATCAAGCTCTACCGCGCCCTGCTGGAGAGCGTGGCCAGCGAGCACGGCGCCCGCATGAGCGCCATGGAGAACGCCACCTCCAACGCGACCGACATGATTGGCAGCCTGACGCTCACCTACAACCGCACGCGTCAGGCCGTCATCACCAAGGAGCTGATGGAGATCGTCTCCGGCGCCGAGGCCCTGAAGTAGGACGTTTCCGCAGCCTCGCCTCCTGGGCCCACCCCGATAGACGGGGCGGGCCCTTCGCGTTTAAGGCCCCGGCCGAGCGCGGAAGTCCGCTCGAGGAGGGGGCACATGAGGCAGTGGACCCCGCGAAGCTCTTCGAACTGCACACCCAGACGGGGCCCAGGTACGCCGACATCCTGATCGCCCCCGTGGTCCGCTCGGAGGCCCGCAAGGTGTTCGGCCGCTACGCGCCGGAGGAGATCTACTCCTCGAAGCGCGAGCAGATTGAACAGGAGATTTTCGAGGAGGTGACGCGCTCGCTCGAAGGCAAGCACGTGGTGGTGGAGGCCATCCTGGTGCGGGACGTGACGCTGCCTTCGGCCATCCGCGACGCCATCGCCGACAAGCTGGCGGAGGAGCAGCGCAGCCAGAAGATGCGCTTCACCCTGGACAAGGAGCGCCAGGAGGCGGAGCGCAAGCAAATCGAAGCGGAGGGCATCGCCCGGTACCAGGACATCGTGCGCAAGGGGCTCACCGAGGAGTACCTGCGCTTCAAGGGCATCGAGGCCACGGAGCGGCTCGCCCAGAGCCAGAACGCCAAGGTCGTCCTGGTCGGTAGCCCGAACAGCGGGCTGCCCCTGGTCTACCAACCGGATGGGAAGTAAGAGGGTGGCGCCCGGCATGTGGTTCCGCTAAGCCGGACTTACCAGTCAGTTGCCCGGGAGGCTTGACCCCCGGGGGGGGCCCCGGTAAAGGGGGCCCGCCCTCACAGCCGGGCCGAAATTTCAAGGGTGGCGGCGCCCGTCCGCTCCCCGTGCGAGGCAGACGATTCCATGAGCGCTCAAGTTCCGACGGCAGGCAGAATCATCCAGGTCCTCGGCCCCGTGGTCGACGTCGAGTTCCCGCCCGGCGGTCTCCCCGAGGTCTACACGGCCCTCAAGGTCACCAACGCGAACCTGAGCGCCGACGCCGACAACCTCACCCTCGAGGTGGCGCAGCACCTGGGTGAGAACACCGTCCGCACCATCGCCATGGACTCCACGGAGGGCCTGGGCCGCGGCATGCCCGTCACGAACACGGGCGCTCCCATCCAGGTGCCGGTGGGCAAGGCCACCCTGGGCCGCATCCTGAACGTCACCGGCGAGCCGGTGGACGAGATGGGCCCCGTGAAGGCGCAGGAGTACTGGTCCATCCACCGCCCGCCCCCGCCCTTCACGGAGCAGGACGTGCGCGTGCAGATGTTCGAGACGGGCATCAAGGTCATCGACCTGCTCGCCCCGTACACTCGCGGTGGCAAGATCGGCCTCTTCGGCGGCGCCGGCGTGGGCAAGACGGTGCTCCTGCAGGAGCTCATCCGCAACGTGGCCGTGGAGCGCGGTGGCTTCTCGGTGTTCGCCGGCGTCGGTGAGCGCACCCGCGAGGGCAACGACCTCTACCACGAAATGCAGGACACGAAGGTCATCCAGACGGACAACCTGGAGGCCAGCCAGGCCGTGCTGGTGTACGGCCAGATGAACGAGCCGCCCGGCGCCCGCGCCCGCGTGGCCCTGTCCGCGCTGACCATGGCCGAGTACTTCCGCGACGTGGAAGGCCGCGACGTGCTCCTCTTCGTGGACAACATCTTCCGCTTCACCCAGGCCGGTTCCGAGGTGTCCGCCCTCCTGGGCCGCATCCCCAGCGCCGTGGGTTACCAGCCCACGCTGGCCACGGAGATGGGCGGTCTGCAGGAGCGCATCACCTCCACCACGAAGGGTTCCATCACCTCCGTGCAGGCCATCTACGTCCCCGCCGACGACCTCACGGACCCGGCGCCCGCGACGGCCTTCGCCCACCTCGACGCGACGACGGTGCTCAACCGCTCCATCGCCGAGCTCGCCATCTTCCCCGCCGTGGACCCGCTGGACTCCACCAGCCGCATCCTGGACCCGGCCGTCATCGGCGCGGAGCACTACGGCGTGGCCCGCAAGGTCCAGGGCATCCTCCAGCGGTACAAGGAGCTGCAGGACATCATCGCCATCCTCGGCATGGACGAGCTCTCCGAGGATGACAAGCTGGTGGTGGCCCGCGCCCGCAAGATTCAGCGCTTCCTGTCGCAGCCCTTCTTCGTGGCCAAGGTCTTCACGGGCAAGGACGGCCGCTACGTGAAGCTCCAGGACACCATCCAGGGCTTCAAGGAGATCGCCGAGGGCAAGCACGACGACATCCCCGAGGGCGCCTTCTACATGACGGGCGGCATCGACGAGGTGGTCGAGAACGCGCGGAAGCTCGCGGCGAGCTAAGCTGGGCGCTTCTCCTCCCGCAGAGGTCCCCATGCGCCGTGCAGCGCTCGCCCTGGTCCTGATGTTCCTGGCTCCCTCCTCCGCCCTGGCGGAGGAGCGCAGGGGACGGGCCCGGGTGAGCGCCAACGGGCTCTACAGCGTCCGCATGGTGGAAGCGGCGCAGGACCAGTGCCGGTTGGAGGTGGCGCAGGAGAGCGGCCCCGTCTGGACGCTGAAGGAGTGTCTGGGCACGGTGGACGACCTCTACTTCGTCTCCAACGACGGCGAGCGCGTCTGGGTGGTGTGGCCGCTGGTGGAGAAGGGCAAGGCCGTGGCGGAGCCGCGGACGAAGAAGAAGTCGAAGGCGAAGAAGCCCAAGGGGCCTCCCGCCTGGGCGCGCGTGGTGGTGGCGGCGCAGTATGGGCGGGATGGCCAGCGGCTCCAGGAGAAGCGGCTGACCGAGTGGCTCAACACGCGGCAGCTCTCCGAGGTGCGCCAGCTCACCCACCACTTCAAGTGGCTGGAGGGCACGCTCGGAATCC
This genomic stretch from Myxococcus virescens harbors:
- a CDS encoding response regulator translates to MVAQTSSGPLLIVEDDVDICEALQTYLELHGHAVRVARNGREALEQLAQPPRPALMVLDMALPVMDGHRVLTTRKASEALAQVPVIILSAGTAEMNPRDRAVYASSYNVAAFLKKPVEPRQLLEAIERFAPRPAGSQAGTFP
- a CDS encoding SPFH domain-containing protein, producing MDPAKLFELHTQTGPRYADILIAPVVRSEARKVFGRYAPEEIYSSKREQIEQEIFEEVTRSLEGKHVVVEAILVRDVTLPSAIRDAIADKLAEEQRSQKMRFTLDKERQEAERKQIEAEGIARYQDIVRKGLTEEYLRFKGIEATERLAQSQNAKVVLVGSPNSGLPLVYQPDGK
- the atpD gene encoding F0F1 ATP synthase subunit beta; the encoded protein is MSAQVPTAGRIIQVLGPVVDVEFPPGGLPEVYTALKVTNANLSADADNLTLEVAQHLGENTVRTIAMDSTEGLGRGMPVTNTGAPIQVPVGKATLGRILNVTGEPVDEMGPVKAQEYWSIHRPPPPFTEQDVRVQMFETGIKVIDLLAPYTRGGKIGLFGGAGVGKTVLLQELIRNVAVERGGFSVFAGVGERTREGNDLYHEMQDTKVIQTDNLEASQAVLVYGQMNEPPGARARVALSALTMAEYFRDVEGRDVLLFVDNIFRFTQAGSEVSALLGRIPSAVGYQPTLATEMGGLQERITSTTKGSITSVQAIYVPADDLTDPAPATAFAHLDATTVLNRSIAELAIFPAVDPLDSTSRILDPAVIGAEHYGVARKVQGILQRYKELQDIIAILGMDELSEDDKLVVARARKIQRFLSQPFFVAKVFTGKDGRYVKLQDTIQGFKEIAEGKHDDIPEGAFYMTGGIDEVVENARKLAAS
- the atpG gene encoding ATP synthase F1 subunit gamma, which encodes MASLRDIRKRIRSVKNTRQITKAMKMVSAAKLRKAQDGILAARPYATMLDQIIADLSARAGDESLSHPLLTARPVKRVELVLLTSDRGLAGGFNSNVIRRANRFLYENTNLESIRLSTVGRKGNDFFRNRGQNIRKDFGGLYQRLNYRAAADVAEELVASYLNGEVDAVHIVYNEFVTAISQTVKVAQLLPLQTLGTPGEAPVAGSTSLVDFKYEPDRQSVMDRLVPQAVNIKLYRALLESVASEHGARMSAMENATSNATDMIGSLTLTYNRTRQAVITKELMEIVSGAEALK